A region of the Pricia mediterranea genome:
TTTTTGTGAAAAATCGGTTTTTGCCGTTTTAGACTAAAGATTTCGTAGCCTAAAAATGCGAAAACGACCATATATTCAATGGCGATCAACCAAAGATTTTCGATAAAGTCCGAATTCGAATACGCGAAATAGCTGAGCACGACCGTGAACGACCAGACCAGGGCAAAGCGATACTCGGTAAAAACACCTAGCAAAACCAAGAAAACGATATACCAAGGATGCACGGTCGGCGATAAGAAATAATACAACGCCAATACCCAGAGCATGGAGGGCAGCAGTACGGCCAGCTTTTGATTGGGACGGAAAAAGGTGAATCCTAATACGGCGAGAACGATCAGTATCGGGGTAATCTTGCCGTAGGTTTTTATCAGTTCCCATGGTTTCCCGTCGAAGGCGACAGCGATTTGTTTAATGCCGTTATAGAGTCCCGCATTGAACTCAAAATTGGAAAACCAGAGTCCGATCGACTGCGAATAGTTCCCTATAAATTCCGGGGAATAGAAGGGAAGAAGGAAGACAAGACAGATGGCCCCGACCAGCAGGTAGAACATTAGGCTCTTTTTAGGTCCTAAATGTTTAAAAAATAGCGGGAGAAACAATAGGGGCACTAATTTTACGCAGATGGACAGGGCGTAGGGCACGGCGGCCAACATCCTCTTTTTTTTGGAGATTAGGTATATGGCCCAGACGAAAAAGAACAGCATGACCCCCTCGAAGTGGAGGTTTCCCGTGAGCTCAATGATAACAAGCGGGTTTAAAAAGTACCAGAAAATCAGATGTGGAGACCGGTTGAAGTGCTTGAGCAACTTCCTTCCGAGATACACGGTTCCGATATCCGCTAAAATAATTGCGGTTCGCATGACCAAGATCGAACCTATGATGCTCTTTCCGCCGAGTAACGCCGCCAAGGCGAAAAGCACTTGGTTCAAAGGGGGATAGTTGCTATAATGTTTCGGGCTGAGTTCGCCCATGCCGGTGTGCAATTCTTGGGCGTTGGGAATAATCAAATCCTTCTGTTGTATGAGTACGTCAGGTACCTCCAAATAGGGATTGATGAAGTTGGCGACCAGGTGGCCGTCCCAAATGAACCGGTAGAAATCCTGCGAAAGGTTAGGCTCGGCCATCAGGAAGACCAGCCGAAAAAAGATGCCTATGACCAGTAAAAACTTTAGGTTCCACTTTTCAAACTGGATAATCCGCAGGCAAAGAAAGAACAGGGCCGCGAAAAGGGTAAGCAGGTTTATAAAATCGGTGCGAACAAGATTGTAGGCAAAGGTGTAGTAAAAGAGAAGGCTCAACAGGGCCAGTGCCATGGGCACCTTATGCAGCTTTACGTATTTGGTAAGCTTCTTGGGCATTTTGTAGGCGTGAATTTCAATCGGGCTAATTTAAGGGTTTTGCCGGAATCAAAATTCATTTGAAATCCTCATTTAATTTATCGGGATAGTACCTTGTGGCAAAGACAGTAAGGACGTAAATTTTATTGGAGTCAAACCGCCGCAAGACTCTCATCCAATTTCTTGACGAAATTTGACTTTCTTCTGAAAAACCTAAGTAAAACCAAATAATCAAAGATATCGGATAGCCTTTCTTCTGCTATTTTTGCTAGAACTACTTCTCGGCCCATTATCGGTGTTTCGCCATAAAGCTTTCATAGTCCGTTGTCATTCCCTCCTCAATCTGTAGGGTAGCCCCTCTGATTTCGCTTTGTTGTTCAATGGTAAGTTCGTTTCAAAAATCGATAAGTTTTTCTTTTAGGAACAACTTTCTGACCGGTTGCAATATTTCGGGATCTTCGATACTGAGTAACAATTTCACAAGTTCTATTTTTTCAGCTTGAAGATTCATAGGAATGAAAATTTAGTATAGAAATAAGGTTTTTAAATTACTTCAAAAACCGCAAATATGCGCAGGACTGTTTAAAAAGGACTTGGTGATGGAATAGTGTTCGGTATCCTCTAGGGCAACTTCTTTCATGCTTTCGTCCGTTACTTCATAATTGGTAGCGCCGGGATTTTTGGCATGTTTTACCGCAGGGATGTCAAAGGTAAACGGATTCGTTTTGGATGCTATGCTAAGAGAGGAGAGGTAAGACATGCTTTAAGTCAGATTGAATAACGTCGAGGTCTATTCGCGATGATTCCATGCTTAAAGATAGCGATTCATAATTAATGGGAAGCTCAAATCATAAAACTTAGGCCCGGGCGGTCAATGACTTGAAGAATACGAATCCGAAGCCGACGAACAACATCAAGTGAAAGGGGAAGAGTCCGAAATCATTAAGAGGAATCGCGCTGTACATCCCGAAGAGAAAATAGAGCATCAACGCCGCTTCCAAAATCATATTGGGCGAAAGTTTTTTGGTCAGATACTTATTCCCTTTCCAAGAATCGGTCAGGTTGTTGAGGTTGAATTTCGGGGTACGTACAAATTCACTGCGCTTGCCCATATGGCCCTCGAGTACGGCGATGGAGTTGTGCAGCGAGAAGCCCAGTGCGACCGAGAAAAACGTAAAGAAAAGTTTGATATAGTCTACGAAGTTGTCGAAGCTGCTGCCCTGTATGCTCTTATAGGTAAACCAATAGCAAACGAAGAGAATCACCGTACTGAGCACGAAGAAGCTGAGCAAGGCAAAGACAATAGCGAACTGCGGATACAATGCTTTGATGTACAGGGCCGGAATACTCAACAACGAAACCAAAAATACACAGAGAAACATCGAGCTGTTCAACAGGTGCATCACCCCGTGAAACTTGGTCTTGAACGAAATGTTCTTGGCCGAAACGACCCTCATGACCGATTTCCGGAAGTTTTCCGCCCCACCCTTGTTCCATCGGAACTGCTGCGAACGGGCGGCGCTGATGACCACGGGCAGTTCGGCAGGTGTTTCCACATCTTCCAAATATTTGAATTTCCAATTTTTCAACTGGGCGCGGTAGCTGAGGTCGAGGTCTTCGGTCAGGGTATCGCCTTCCCAATTGCCGGCATCGAGAATACATTGCTTTCGCCAAATACCGGCCGTACCGTTAAAATTGATAAAGTGGCCCTTGGCATTGCGACCTACCTGCTCCAAGGTGAAATGCGCATCAAGGGCAAAGGCCTGGATACGGGTTAATGTAGAATAATCCCGATTGATATGTCCCCAACGGGTCTGTACCACCCCGATTTCCGGGTCCTTAAAATAGACCACCGTCTTTTTGAGCCAATCGTTGTCCGGGAGGAAGTCCGCATCGAATATGGCCACGAATTCCCCTTTGGCCACTTCTAGGCCCTCTTTAAGGGCGCCCGCCTTAAACCCTTGCCGGTTTTCACGCCGGATATGCTGAATGTCGAGTCCCGTTTCCTGCAGTTCCCGCACCCATTTGGCGGTATCTACCACGGAGTCATCGGTGGAATCGTCGAGCACCTGGATCTCGAGCTTGCTCTTGGGGTATTCTATTTTTGCAATGTTCTCCAGCAGGCGTTGCATCACATATTCCTCGTTGTAAACGGGAAGCTGTATGGTAACATAGGGAATTTCCCGAGGGTCGAGCAGATTGAACTTGGGCGCGTCCCGGTTCCGGCGTTTGTATCCCAAGTAGTTGACCAAGAGATTCAATTGGGCCAAACTATAGAAAAAAATCAGTAACAGAGCTACGCTGTAGATGCCAAGAATGATATAAGAAATGACTAAGCCCATATTACTTTATGCTGTATTTGAAAATCCAACCTAAGATTTTAATGCCCGCAAAGATACTACCTTTTACGGTACCGGACACTTTAGAAACTCCGATTCTTTTTTTGTAACGCACTGGTACTTCGGTGTATGCCAATTTCTTTCGGAGGGCCTTTAGCTGCATTTCCACGGTCCAACCGTAGGTTTTGTCCTCCATCCCTAACAATAATAACTTATCATATCGTATGGCCCGAAACGGTCCGAGGTCGGTAAATCTCGCCCCAAAGAACAAGTTCATTAATGAAGTCGCCAACCAATTGCCGAAGATTTGCTGTGGCGTCATGCTTCCTTTTTCCCTGAGTCTCTTTTCCCGTGCCCCGATGACCAAATCTTTGCCGTCATCTAGGATGGGGGCGACCACCTTGTCGAGTTCTTCGGGGTAATCGGAATAGTCTCCGTCGATAAATACGATGATATCGGGGGATTTGGATTGTTTGGCAACATAATCCATTCCCTTGAGGCAGGCATATCCGTAGCCTTTTCTTTCTTCAGAAAGTACGGTAGCCCCTGCCGCCCTGGCATTTTTGACGGTGTTGTCGGAAGAGTTGTTGTTGACGACTATGATCTCCGAAACGGAATCGGGAATATCCTTTACGACCTCGGCAATAGAATCGGCTTCGTTAAATGCGGGGATAATAACCTTGATGTCAGGGTTACTTTCAAATGTTTTGGTCATTGCCTACTAGCTGATCAGCGATTTTGGTGTGCAAAACTAATGAAACCGCAGTAATCTTCTAGCTTAAAGGTTTCAATCATTGAAATTACCGGATGCCGGGGTCCTAAATGAACCGATCAATTTGAGTTAATGTCCCGTCGAGTACTTCGACAGCGCTCAGCACAGGCAGGCAGTAGACATTTTGGTTTGACCTTTTTACTGTACCTTGACTGCGCTCGGTAGAACCGCTCAAGGTGACAAATATGCTTTTATGCTTCTAAGCAGATAAGCATAAAATCTGTTGCTTAGAATGAGCGTTAGGCGAGTTAAGGAATTTTTATCCGTTTTAAGAGACTGTTTTGAATTATGTCAATTATTTTTTTGGGCCGGCGGATCATCTGGCTCCTTGTTCATATGCCAAAGCGTTGGTTTTTCTCTGCGGCCCTGTCGTTAAAATTCTTGACCGTAGCTACGGCTGTGCCAAAAAACGTTTCCTAAACTGCATCAAAAATGGCGTATAAAAATTCTCATCGCACATTTCGAAACAGTCTCGAGGGATGCCGTGCCTAGGGTGTTATTGGTCGTTTACGGATTTATTTCCGTTACTTGCGATTAACCAGTTCCATTAGGTTTACATCGTTGCCAAGCAAAATTTCGTTGCCGTCGATTCGGTTTTCCAAAGGTCCGTTCTCCAGTTTAAGTACGCCCCTGGGGCAGACTGCCGAGCAGATACCGCAGCCCACGCAGCTCGAGCGCACGATATTCTCGCCTTTCTGGGCGTAGGCACGTACATCGATACCCATTTCGCAATAGGTGGAGCAGTTGCCGCAGGAAATGCACTGTCCGCCGTTGGTCGTAATCCGGAACTTGGAGAGCAACCGCTGCTGAAAACCGAGGATGGCGGCCATGGGGCATCCAAACCGGCACCAGACCCGGTTGCCGAAAATGGGGTAGAAACCGACCCCGATGACGCCCGAAAACACGGCCCCGATCAAAAATCCGTAGAATTGGTTCAGTTTATAGGCCTGGAAAAAGAATAGCTTTCCGGGACTGCTAAAGTAGGTAAAGAGCAGAATTCCGACGACCACGGTGAAATATCCGATGGCGCCGTAACGCGCATCCTTGGCCAATTCCTCGCGTCTAAAAAGCAGGGCCCAGGCAAAAATCAGGGTCAGGACCAGTATCACGCTCCATATAAAAAACTCTTTGGAAATCAGGGAATTATCATACTGCTTCACCGCACTGTTTTTTTCTACCGTAAAAGAGGTGCCGTTCGTTGACGTAAGTTCAGCTGTCTGTCCGCTCTCCATGCGGTGCAGGGCTGCTTGGTTGTCCGCTTTCGAAACTATCCCATATTTTATCGTTATGTCTTTGGTGTTCTCGATCGTAGGAGGGGCTCCACTAGCGTCGTCATGAAGGAAGACGACACTTTTGGCCCCGGCTTCCTGTGCCGCCATGATGCGTTCCCCGATGGGTTTCCCTTCCGGTTCGCTAATGACTACCATTTGGTCTTCGAGGTTGCTCCATTTTGAAATGGATTCCGATTCGTTTCCCCTTAAGTATGAAAATACCACCGCAGTAGTCATAATGGTCACAAATACCAGCACGCTATGTATGACCCATCGTTCTACTTTCCAGGCGAACATGCGTTTGTCGCTCAGATGCCGAAATGGGTCACCGGCGGTTTCTGCAAGTCCCCCGCAACCGCAGACCCAACTGCAGTACCAGCGTTTTCCATATTTATAGGTGAGGATGGGGGTGATGACGAAAATGGACAATATCCCGAATATGAGCATTAGCAGGCCCAAGTTGCCCGAACTCAAGAATTCATTCAGCTTATAGCCGGCAAACAGGTCATAGTTCAGGGGCCAGATATTTTTTAGATCGTAATAGGGTTGGTTCAGGCGGACCAAGATTTCGGGGATGATAAAGGCAAAGCTCAATTGAAAGAACATGACCGATATCGTACGCAGTAACTCGTAGCGGTTGTGGCGGTATTTCCAGATGAACTTAATGCCAAAGGCTAAGATGGCCATAGTATATAGGGTGCCATAAAGGAACCATTGGCTGGCCGGGTTACCGCTTAAAAATTGGCTCAAGGGGTCGAACAAGGCAATGACCCCTCGATTGTCGCCATCCTGGACTAGACCGAGATATTCCGGAAACCAATACAGCACGACGTAAAAAAGGGTCAGCCCGATTCCCAGGATCCATCCCCAAAACCCTCTTGACGTCAACGACTTGAAATAGACGCCGTCGTTTTTTATACCCTCGTGCCGGTGCAGGTACTCCGCCCCGGCGAACCAGATAGTGCCGGTCGCGATGGCCGCGAGGGACAAGGTCAACCAGAGGGATTTGTTCGGAAAATCGACGTTGAAAAGGGCCAAAAGCATAATGCCAAGCCCCACAAGCCCGATAAAGGTCGCGATTTTCTGTTGAACGTTCAGGGCCTTGGGCGGTTCGCCCGTGAGGGACATGTTGCGTTGTAGGGTGCTCATTTTTTTATTATTTTGCTCGATAATCGAGATTAAATGCTCCTGGGTTTAGCTTGGCATATTCAAGTCGTTTTCTTATGTATGCCTCGTGGGCTTTTCCCGAGGTTGTTTACAGACTTAAAATCCGTTTCCAGCTTCTCTTTTTCGGGCGGATGTTCGTGTTGAACTCCTGGTTGAACTGCTTTACGATCTCCGGTTCATACTTATCATAAAACTCGGGATCGAAATTGGCATCCCTTAAATATTCCATAACATAGGTGATACTGCGATCTTCGGTCAGCCACCGGTCCACTATCCCGTGACGCAACCGGATGCCGAAGGTATTGATGCCCAATAACTTTTGATCGTCCTTGTTGTATGCCATGGTAATGCATTTGGTGTCATCGTTATGTTTCCAGTGAAAATGGACCTCGTAGTCCTTTTTGCGTTCTTCGGGGAATACCCAGCCGTAAGTCTGATACTCGATATCGAAAAACTTGGCGCTGTTGAACCAATGCCCCGGTTGGTATTCGAGGGGATTATTGCAAATGGTCTGCGCCAAGGCCTCGCCCATCATCCTTCCCGTGTACCAGACTGCCTCAACAGGCGGGCGATTGCCGATCGGTTCGCGCTGCTGGGCGCAGTCGCCGATGGCATAAACATCCTTGATATTGGTCTCGAGCCGGCGGTTGACCAGTACACCTCGGTCGGTCTCGATACTGCTATCCTTTAAAAATGCCACCTTCGGTTTAACTCCCGTGGTGATGCCCACGACCTTGCACGGAATTTCCTCTCCGGTTTCCTTGACCGTTACACCGCGTACTTTTCCGTTGTCATCGGATAAAATTTTGTCCAGATTCAGATTGTGGCGCAGGTCCACGCCGTGCGATTTGATATGGCGGGAAATCATTTTTGCCTCTCCGATGGGCAGTACATTGTTCCAAAAGGCATCCTCCCGAACCAATAGGGTGACCTCAATGTTGCGGGTACGCAGCATTTCGGCCATCTCCACCCCGATCAGGCCCCCGCCCACAATCACGGCCTTGGGACAGACCTTATTGTTCGGGGCGTTTTCTTCCAGTTTTTCTAGGTCCTGTTTGGTGACCAGACCCTGTACGCCATCCAAATCGAGACCCTCCCAACCAAAGGTATTGGTTAGCGATCCCGTAGCGATTACCAGTTTATCATAGGCGATGCTACCCCCATTAGAAAAATAAAGGGACTTGGTATCGGTATCGACACGATTGACATAGGCGTTAATCAGTTCCAACCGGTTTTTCCTCCAAAACCAATCTTCATAAGGTTTGATATCGGTCCATCTCATATGGCCCATATACACATACATGAGAGCGGTACGGGAAAAGAAATGATCGGTTTCTGAAGAGATGATCGAAATGCGTCTATCGGAAAGCTTTCGAATATGTCTCGCCGCCGTAATTCCCGCAATTCCGTTTCCGATGATGACGACATGTTCCATATCTGTTCCGATGTTGATCCGTTTGTCAAAATTAAAGGTAAGAACTTAATGTAAGGCATCCATTTAAAAGGGATTTAAATTTTGGTTCGCCTTTGATTCAAATTCGGAAATGTTACCGTGGACGCCGAATCCTCGGGTTTACTAAGAAATACACCTGGCTAGCACTACGCGCTTGGGCCTGGCACCTATTTATATCAGACAAATAAGCATTATTTTTGAGTTTTGGTTTCATTCAAACCGTTCCGTCATAGGATGGAGGGATTAGGCTGGACCAATGCTTTACCTGTAGAAAAATGAAGAAGTTTGGATGGTTTTTGCTGTGCCTGATACCCATTTGCCTGCTTGGTCAGTCCTCCGAAAAGATCAACGGGATAAGCTTTGTGGCTTCTCGCGAAGGAGTTGCCCAAGAACATGTGGCCGAAGTGATCGACTTGAACGCCAACTACGCCGCGATTATGCCTTTCGGGTTTATACGGGATATCAACTCCCCCGTAATCATCTTCAACACCGACCGGCAGTGGTTCGGCGAGACCAAGGAAGGAGCCATGCAATACATCAAACTCCTCCATGATAATGGTATAAAGACCATGGTCAAGCCGCAAATTTGGATTTGGAAAGGGGAGTTCACCGGGCGCCTGACAATGCATACCGAGGCGGATTGGAAGATTCTGGAGGATTCGTATGAGGACTTCATCATGACTTACGCCAATATGGCCGCGGACGCCGGTTCGGAACTGTTCTGTGTGGGCACCGAGTTGGCGCGTTTCGTACAACTACGTCCCGATTACTGGCACCGGCTTATCGCCAAGATTCGGACTGTCTATTCGGGAAAGTTGACCTATGCCGCCAATTGGGACGAGTACGACAGGATTCCTTTTTGGGAGGATCTCGACTATATCGGTATCGATGCCTATTTTCCCCTTTCCGAAGAAAAAACGCCTTCCGTTGCCCAATTGAAAGCCGGATGGCAAGAACATAAAGACCGTATTAAAGCGCTATACAGCACCTGCGAAAAACCGGTGCTTTTTACCGAATATGGCTACCGAAGCACGGACCAGACCGCTTGGAAGCCTTGGCTGGTCGACCGGCACGAAGAACCGGTCAATCTGACCGCACAGGAGAACGCCACCCGAGCGATCTTAGAGGAATTCTGGCCCGAATCATGGTTTGCGGGAGGGTATGTTTGGAAATGGTTTATAGACCACAAGCAGTCCGGCGGCGAAAGGGATAATCGGTTCACGCCCCAGAACAAGCCGGCGGAAGAGGTTCTTCGGGATTTCTACAGGCGATATTAGCCAAAAAGCTGCCGTGGCAAATTGCTCTGGATTAGCCCTCGCTATTTGTGGGTAGATTGACGGCCTATATTTTTTCGATCAGCTGTGCGGACGTCTTGAGATCAATCGTTCACAACCCTATATTCCCGGCGGGGGACTTATCTTTAAATCCCCAGTACTACCTTGGCAATCGAAAAGTAGATTAGAATCCCGAAAATATCGTTGCCTGTCGTAATGAACGGCCCTGTAGCCAATGCGGGATCCACGCCCCGTGCATCCAGGAAAATGGGAATAAATGTACCGATAAGGGCCGCAATAATGATGACGGTTATCAGGGCTATACATAGGGTAGCCGATACCAAATAAGTCGTGTGAAAGGCAAAATGGCTGATAAGCAATACAATTATGGCGATGACCGCGCCGTTGATCAGGCCTAATGCAAATTCCTTTAATAGACGATTGAGAATTTCGCCCTTGACCGTATCGTTCGCCAGGCCCTGCACCATAATCGCCGAAGACTGTACCCCGACATTGCCTGCCGTAGCCTGGATCAGCGGTACAAAGATCAGCAGAATGGGAAATTCAGACATTACCGTCTGAAAACTGCTGATGATGCTCGCCGCCCCGATACCGCCGAACATGCCGATGATCAACCAGGGCAAACGTGCCCTGGTCAGTTTCCAAATGTTGTCATGGGCCTCTACGTCCTGAGAAATACCGGCCGCCATCTGATAGTCCTTTTCGGCCTCTTCCCTAATAACATCTACGATATCGTCGATAGTGATCCTTCCTACGAGCCGTCCAATTTCATCGACGACGGGAATCGCCTCCAAGTCGTACTTGCTCATGATCCGGGCCACTTCCTCGGGTTTTTCGTTAACCCCCACTCGGTCCACCTTGGGAATATAGATATCCTTGATGTGGGTAGTGGTCGAAGTGGTCAACAGATCTTTTAACGACAGGCGTCCCTTTAGTTTATTCTCGGCATCAACGACATAGATCGAATGTACACGGGTGACGTTCTCGGCCTGGGCGCGCATTTCCTTGACACAGGTCAGCACGTTCCAGTCTTCCTTGACTTTCACAAGTTCCTTGGCCATGAGTCCCCCCGCCGTATACTCGTCATAGCGGAGCAGGTCGACGATATCCTTGGCATGTTCCCGATCCTCGATTTCCGAAATGACCTCTTGAATGATTTCATTGGGAAGTTCGCCCACGATGTCGGCCGCATCATCGGTATCGAGTTCGTCCAGCTCCCCGGCGATTTCCTTGGCGGAAAGGTTGTTCAAGATGGCCTCTCTAATATCTTCATCGAGCTCGGTGAGCACCTCCGAGGTCATATCGCTCTCGAGCAACTTGATGATATAGGTAGCTTCTTCTTGGTCGAGCTCATCGATAATCTCCGCCACATCGGCATAGTGCAGCTCGTCCATCAAGGCGACCAAAGCGGTATCCTTTTGGTTTTCGATCAGCTCTTCGATCTCGGCTACGAGCTCTTCTGTCAGTTTGAACGGGGTCATACGCTGGTCTGAGGAGTTTTGTCCAAATTTTGCAAAGGTAGCGCAAAGCTGCCTGCCTACAAGGTATCGCTAGAAAAGTTTATGGGTTAATAAATGGATGATTGAGGGTCCGAAGTACGAAAACTGGCCAAAACAGATCTTAATGGTCTTCCTCGATTTTTTTTGTCAAATGGATAAAATCCTTAACACGTAGCTGCTCGGGACGTAGTTCAAAGAGGGTGTCTTCCCTCAATATATCCGACAGATTAAAAGATTTCAGACTATTTCGGATGGTCTTTCGACGATGGTTAAAGGCGGCCTTTACGACCCTGAAGAACAGTTTTTCGTCGCAGGGCAATGTAAAATCAGGCTTTCGCACCAGACGTAGTACCCCTGACTGTACCTTCGGTGGGGGATCGAATACTTCTGGGGGTACCGTAAAAAGGTATTCGGCATCGTAGAAGGCCTGTACGAGAACGGACAGGATGCCGTAGGCCTTACTGCCTTCTTGTTCGCAAATGCGCTGTGCCACTTCTTTTTGGAACATTCCCGAAAATTCGGGCACCCGATTGCGCATTTCCAGCATTTTAAACACGATTTGGGTCGAAATGTTGTAGGGGAAGTTCCCCGTAATGGCAAAGGGTTCCTGACCGAAGAGACGGAACAGATCGTAATTTAAAAAATCGGCTTCGATGACCTGAAAAGAGCCTGGACCCTGCATTGCTTTTGCATGTTGCAGGGGGAAGCTTTCGTTCAAATATTCGATTGAAGCCGCATCGAGGTCCATGGCGACCAGATCGATATCCCGAAGAAGCAGATGCTTAGTAAGTACGCCCGTGCCGGGACCAATTTCGATAACGTTTCTGTAGCCGTTAAATGAAAGGGTTTCCGAAATCTGTTGGGCGATAACTTCATCCTTAAGGAAATGTTGGCCTAAGTGTTTTTTAGCTTTGACCGGACTCTTATCAAGCTGCAAATTTTTTCGTTTGTCATATGATTTTCCTTTTTTACGCTTTTTCGCCATACCTTCAATGTTCGCTTACTATTTTCATCTCTGTTCGAAAGGAAACAAATTTATTCGGAAAGCGTTTTACGGCATCGTTCCGCAATCGCTCGGCATCTTCAGTGTAGTACTTTTGCAGCGTCTCTTTGTCAATGGTGGTATATTGCACCGAATAGGTAATGCCGCCCATCTCCTCGTCGATCAGGACCTTACTCATTTTTGCGTTCAAAAACTTACCTGTGGATAGTACGTCGGGAATATGGGTTTCCCTCATCCAAGATAACCATTCGCTATGAACGGAGGCATCGATGTTCGTCGTTACGTTATAGATTATCATACTTTTTAGTTGATACTATCACCTCTTAGGACCCTGAAATTTTTCCGCGCCTGTGGAAAATAATAACTGTCCTGATAATTATAGATGATTTTCTCGTATTCGGCCTTGGCTTTTTCTGGTTCATCGAATACTTTTCTGTACAGCTCGCCCAAAGCGAAATGAGCATCGTCGGCCAGAATACCGTTCGCGTAGAATTCCGTTATCTTGCGATAGTTGAACTCGGCGGCC
Encoded here:
- the rsmA gene encoding 16S rRNA (adenine(1518)-N(6)/adenine(1519)-N(6))-dimethyltransferase RsmA, with product MAKKRKKGKSYDKRKNLQLDKSPVKAKKHLGQHFLKDEVIAQQISETLSFNGYRNVIEIGPGTGVLTKHLLLRDIDLVAMDLDAASIEYLNESFPLQHAKAMQGPGSFQVIEADFLNYDLFRLFGQEPFAITGNFPYNISTQIVFKMLEMRNRVPEFSGMFQKEVAQRICEQEGSKAYGILSVLVQAFYDAEYLFTVPPEVFDPPPKVQSGVLRLVRKPDFTLPCDEKLFFRVVKAAFNHRRKTIRNSLKSFNLSDILREDTLFELRPEQLRVKDFIHLTKKIEEDH
- a CDS encoding DUF4286 family protein — protein: MIIYNVTTNIDASVHSEWLSWMRETHIPDVLSTGKFLNAKMSKVLIDEEMGGITYSVQYTTIDKETLQKYYTEDAERLRNDAVKRFPNKFVSFRTEMKIVSEH